Proteins encoded in a region of the Halioglobus maricola genome:
- a CDS encoding 2-oxoacid:acceptor oxidoreductase subunit alpha has product MSQKELSIAITGAGGAGVISCGELLLQGWAREGGRGLLRKAFGPQIRGGESAALVKLTAHERYTAASRYDVLLALDWNNFNRFGDEVRLDGDSLILCDESQQMPEEVAELGASVITLPLAAMAAEVHPEGRVNMLGLGLLGAGLGLPADHLIELSAHKLAHKPEAYREAAAACIHAGMAKWPAVALDTPPCDGDPAPWYITGNQAAGLGALEAGIRFVAAYPITPASDVLEWMAGGLEDLGGQLVQAEDELAAINMIIGASFGGVPAFTATSGPGLALMTESIGLAVASETPVTILNVMRGGPSTGIPTKSEQSDLNIALSGLHGDAPHLVLAPLDIADCVYTSAWAVNLAQALQVPAIVLSDQFIGQSSAVVGEPARCENFPAPGHGSDHQQAGDNDYLRYRLTESGISTLAAPGDPGKRFTADGLEHNERGTPSARDNDHQLHLEKRARKLTGFDYGDAWARISGEGELCLISFGSASAAVAEAAELLAASGHRARTIALRLLAPLQVDSLLAAIGDCTGVWVIEQNHSAQLRHYLRGELDFQAPLHSYAHAGPVPLSGTAIAAAILEAGV; this is encoded by the coding sequence ATGAGCCAAAAAGAACTCTCTATCGCCATAACTGGCGCCGGCGGTGCCGGCGTCATTTCCTGTGGTGAGCTTCTGCTACAGGGCTGGGCACGGGAAGGTGGCCGGGGCTTACTGCGCAAGGCGTTCGGCCCACAGATCCGCGGCGGCGAATCGGCAGCTCTGGTCAAACTCACCGCGCACGAGCGCTATACCGCGGCGTCGCGCTATGACGTGTTGCTGGCGCTTGATTGGAACAACTTCAACCGCTTCGGCGATGAAGTCCGTCTGGATGGCGACAGCCTGATCCTTTGCGATGAGTCCCAGCAAATGCCGGAGGAAGTGGCAGAGTTGGGCGCGAGTGTCATCACATTGCCTCTGGCTGCCATGGCCGCAGAGGTGCATCCGGAGGGGAGGGTAAATATGCTCGGCCTCGGTCTCCTGGGTGCCGGGCTGGGTCTGCCTGCAGACCACTTGATTGAGCTGTCTGCTCACAAGTTGGCTCACAAGCCGGAAGCCTATCGCGAGGCGGCTGCAGCGTGCATTCACGCAGGCATGGCGAAATGGCCTGCGGTGGCGTTGGATACGCCTCCCTGTGATGGTGATCCTGCCCCCTGGTATATCACCGGTAATCAGGCTGCCGGCCTCGGAGCGTTGGAGGCGGGAATCCGTTTCGTCGCGGCTTACCCGATTACCCCTGCATCTGATGTGCTGGAGTGGATGGCGGGCGGGCTCGAAGATCTCGGTGGTCAGTTAGTGCAGGCCGAGGATGAGCTCGCTGCCATCAATATGATTATCGGTGCGTCGTTCGGCGGTGTGCCGGCGTTCACTGCTACCTCGGGCCCTGGCCTCGCGCTGATGACGGAAAGCATCGGGCTTGCCGTCGCCAGCGAAACACCGGTGACGATCCTCAATGTAATGCGCGGCGGTCCTTCTACCGGTATTCCCACCAAGTCTGAGCAGAGCGATCTGAATATCGCGCTGTCGGGTCTGCACGGAGACGCGCCCCACCTGGTGCTGGCTCCACTGGATATTGCCGATTGCGTCTACACCAGTGCGTGGGCGGTGAATTTGGCGCAGGCCTTGCAGGTGCCCGCCATCGTGCTTTCGGACCAGTTTATTGGCCAGTCTTCAGCGGTTGTCGGCGAGCCGGCTCGCTGTGAAAACTTCCCTGCTCCCGGCCATGGCTCAGACCATCAGCAGGCTGGCGACAATGACTACTTGCGCTACCGGCTCACAGAGTCAGGCATTTCTACCCTCGCAGCGCCAGGTGATCCGGGCAAACGATTTACGGCTGATGGCCTCGAGCACAACGAGCGCGGAACGCCGTCGGCGCGGGACAATGATCACCAGCTACATCTCGAGAAACGGGCGCGCAAGCTGACCGGGTTCGATTATGGTGACGCCTGGGCCAGAATCAGTGGTGAGGGTGAGCTGTGTTTGATCAGCTTTGGCTCGGCATCGGCCGCCGTCGCCGAGGCGGCGGAATTGCTCGCGGCAAGTGGCCATCGCGCACGCACCATTGCACTGCGACTGCTGGCGCCACTGCAGGTTGATTCACTGCTGGCCGCTATCGGTGACTGTACTGGAGTCTGGGTGATCGAGCAGAACCACAGTGCTCAGTTGCGTCACTACCTTCGCGGTGAGCTGGATTTTCAGGCGCCGCTCCACAGTTACGCCCACGCCGGCCCGGTACCGCTGTCCGGCACCGCGATCGCGGCAGCCATTCTGGAGGCAGGTGTATGA
- a CDS encoding DUF1538 domain-containing protein — translation MQATLKKLLTAMLGSLRDLLPIILVILFFQLAVLQQPMPNIGQILLGVLFVVLGLTFFIHGLEQGLFPIGESMATAFARKGSVTWLVIFAFALGFGTTVAEPALIAVAEEASKVAAEGGMIAANEAAMTRYAEGLRYTVAFSVGLAIVIGVIRILKGWPVQWLIIGGYVLVVIMTMFAPREIIGIAYDSGGVTTSTITVPLVTALGVGLASSIKGRNPMTDGFGLIAFASLTPMIFVMAYGMVI, via the coding sequence GTGCAAGCCACCCTGAAGAAACTACTCACTGCGATGCTGGGCAGCTTGCGAGATCTGCTGCCCATCATATTGGTGATCCTGTTTTTTCAGCTCGCCGTGCTGCAGCAACCCATGCCCAACATCGGCCAGATATTGCTGGGCGTCTTGTTCGTTGTACTGGGCCTGACCTTCTTCATTCACGGCCTTGAGCAAGGCCTGTTTCCGATCGGTGAGTCCATGGCCACTGCCTTTGCCCGCAAAGGCAGCGTCACGTGGCTGGTCATCTTCGCCTTTGCCCTGGGCTTTGGCACCACTGTCGCGGAACCCGCCCTGATCGCAGTGGCAGAGGAGGCATCAAAGGTTGCGGCCGAGGGTGGCATGATCGCCGCGAATGAAGCCGCCATGACTCGCTACGCCGAGGGGCTGCGTTACACGGTAGCGTTTTCGGTGGGCCTGGCCATTGTGATTGGCGTCATCCGCATCCTGAAGGGCTGGCCGGTACAGTGGCTGATTATCGGCGGCTATGTGCTGGTGGTGATCATGACCATGTTCGCTCCTCGGGAGATCATTGGCATTGCCTACGACTCAGGCGGCGTCACCACCTCAACGATTACGGTACCCCTGGTAACCGCTCTCGGCGTGGGGCTGGCCTCGTCGATCAAGGGGCGCAACCCGATGACCGACGGCTTCGGCCTGATCGCATTCGCCTCGCTGACGCCCATGATTTTCGTGATGGCTTACGGAATGGTGATCTGA
- a CDS encoding outer membrane protein, producing the protein MKPLSLFLLAFIALQAVPASSEDEPMSQHIHRYLHEKNVVIVGAAWQKADAVVRATVDPFPEQGIDLEQLGVDPDYASYYLEWRHRFSQKWGLVAAAQTFQSDGDIVAQRDFNFGGVEFPAGIDINTELSVDIYFIDLMYHAYSSDRAEVSIGGGLHAFDTAVDISGKLFIGEGEFAGSGSSGELLAPLPNLRASAFYAFTDRLSTFATLGWLSADVDEWSGSFTYLHARFHYAFTERWGSSLGYQYTDVDVTRDRGRRETAFDMQFRGPTLQLTYLF; encoded by the coding sequence ATGAAACCCCTCTCTTTATTTCTGCTGGCGTTCATCGCCCTGCAGGCTGTGCCGGCGTCCTCCGAGGACGAACCCATGAGCCAGCACATACATCGCTACCTGCATGAAAAGAATGTCGTGATCGTTGGTGCAGCGTGGCAAAAAGCCGATGCCGTTGTGCGCGCAACCGTTGATCCGTTCCCCGAGCAGGGTATCGATCTTGAACAGTTGGGGGTCGATCCGGACTATGCCTCCTATTATCTGGAGTGGCGACACAGGTTCAGCCAAAAGTGGGGCCTGGTGGCCGCTGCACAGACTTTCCAGAGCGATGGCGATATCGTGGCGCAGCGCGATTTCAACTTTGGCGGTGTCGAGTTCCCTGCGGGAATCGATATTAATACCGAGCTGAGCGTCGATATCTATTTCATTGATCTGATGTATCACGCCTATAGCTCTGACAGAGCTGAAGTATCTATCGGCGGTGGGCTGCACGCGTTTGATACGGCAGTGGATATCAGCGGTAAGTTGTTTATCGGGGAGGGCGAGTTCGCTGGCAGTGGTTCGAGTGGTGAGTTGCTGGCGCCGTTGCCAAATCTGCGAGCATCCGCGTTTTATGCTTTTACGGACAGGTTATCAACCTTCGCCACGCTCGGCTGGCTCAGCGCAGATGTGGATGAATGGAGTGGTTCCTTCACTTATCTCCACGCTCGTTTTCACTATGCGTTCACTGAGCGCTGGGGTTCTTCGCTGGGATACCAGTACACTGATGTCGACGTGACCCGGGACCGTGGGCGCAGGGAAACGGCGTTTGATATGCAGTTCAGGGGGCCAACCCTACAGCTGACATACCTGTTCTAG
- a CDS encoding P-II family nitrogen regulator → MHFKMIIVFIEDEKTDEIMDAARQAGATGATVINNARGEGLKVSKTFFGLSLETQRDVILFLVEEHLSRHILEEINRVGEMDSKPGTGIAFQLDVEDAVGVMSQAQELTQDVEELL, encoded by the coding sequence ATGCACTTCAAAATGATCATCGTTTTCATCGAAGACGAAAAAACCGACGAGATCATGGACGCTGCGCGCCAGGCGGGAGCCACCGGTGCGACTGTGATCAACAACGCCCGCGGCGAGGGCCTCAAGGTAAGCAAAACGTTCTTCGGCCTATCGCTGGAAACCCAGCGCGATGTCATCCTCTTTCTGGTCGAAGAGCATCTATCGCGCCACATCCTCGAGGAGATCAATCGGGTCGGAGAGATGGATTCCAAACCCGGGACCGGCATCGCCTTCCAACTGGATGTAGAAGACGCTGTTGGCGTGATGTCGCAAGCGCAAGAACTAACACAAGATGTGGAGGAACTGCTGTAA
- a CDS encoding CBS domain-containing protein, whose protein sequence is MEKHVIKARDVMHTEHLELDGMASVADALKAMQDADATVVIVRKRNEHDAFGLVLLSDIAKKVLARDRAAERVNVYEIMSKPVIPVEPDMDVRYVARMFDSFGLSNAPVVEDGKVIGIVSYRELVFDGLCKLIG, encoded by the coding sequence ATGGAAAAGCACGTGATCAAAGCCAGGGACGTGATGCACACGGAACACCTGGAACTGGATGGCATGGCATCCGTGGCCGATGCGCTAAAGGCCATGCAAGACGCCGACGCCACCGTGGTAATCGTCAGGAAACGCAATGAACACGATGCCTTCGGCCTTGTACTGCTTTCAGACATCGCCAAGAAAGTGCTGGCAAGGGACAGGGCCGCGGAACGTGTGAATGTCTACGAAATCATGTCAAAGCCGGTCATCCCGGTAGAGCCCGACATGGATGTGCGCTATGTGGCCCGCATGTTCGACAGCTTCGGCCTGTCCAACGCTCCCGTGGTGGAGGACGGCAAGGTGATTGGGATTGTCAGCTACCGAGAGCTGGTGTTCGACGGCCTCTGCAAATTAATCGGCTAA
- a CDS encoding ferritin-like domain-containing protein, producing MSKDILAEFLAHSMELESEARERYLELAQAMRAHNNVEVAEFFGRMAEESRLHLSEVEEIARAYKLPELKPWEFVWPEEEPPETTSYEAVHYRMNLQEAMLLALDNERAAEKFYAAYAESSVCAETKRFAAQFAAEEASHGAQLVAKLGALSQRGAVHHREEDDAPHMPE from the coding sequence ATGAGCAAGGACATTCTGGCAGAGTTTCTCGCCCATTCGATGGAGCTGGAATCGGAGGCGCGCGAGCGCTATCTGGAATTGGCGCAGGCTATGAGGGCACACAATAATGTCGAAGTGGCAGAGTTCTTCGGCCGTATGGCCGAGGAAAGCCGCTTGCACCTGAGTGAAGTGGAGGAAATAGCCCGAGCCTATAAGCTACCGGAATTGAAGCCCTGGGAGTTTGTATGGCCCGAGGAAGAACCGCCGGAGACAACCAGTTACGAGGCGGTGCATTACCGGATGAACCTGCAGGAGGCGATGCTGCTGGCGCTGGACAATGAGCGGGCAGCGGAGAAATTTTACGCTGCCTATGCCGAGAGTAGCGTCTGCGCCGAAACCAAGAGATTTGCGGCGCAGTTTGCGGCGGAGGAGGCTTCCCATGGCGCGCAGTTGGTGGCGAAGCTCGGTGCGCTGTCACAGCGCGGCGCCGTCCACCATCGCGAGGAAGACGATGCGCCGCATATGCCCGAGTAG
- a CDS encoding valine--pyruvate transaminase: MKLSVFGEKFTGESGIVELMDDLGSALNENPEMIFMGGGNPGRLQSVEAVFQQRLEDIMADPAQRHSLFGIYQSPQGDREFRQQMAAYLHKQFGWPVREENIAVSNGSQAAFFVLFNMLAGKMPDGSQRAIHLPLAPEYIGYADAGLSDNFFTATRPNIDLLDNRQFKYRVDFSHLNPGPDTAALCVSRPTNPTGNVLTDEEIAHLDEIASERDIPLIIDGAYGLPFPNILFEDARPHWNDNTILALSLSKLGLPGVRTGIIVAREDIVQAYTNANTIVSLACGNLGPALAKQLFASGEIESISNQLVRPFYKERASATVGWFRKALGDLPYHIHKPEGAIFLWLWFEGLPITSQALYQRLKRRGVLIVPGNNFFVGMDEYWPHQHECIRVSYAQDAEVIQRGIEIIAEEVHQAYSAG; this comes from the coding sequence GTGAAACTGTCAGTTTTTGGGGAAAAATTCACCGGAGAATCCGGCATCGTCGAGCTGATGGACGATCTGGGTTCTGCCTTGAATGAAAATCCGGAGATGATCTTCATGGGCGGTGGCAACCCCGGCCGCCTGCAATCAGTCGAAGCCGTCTTCCAGCAACGCCTGGAAGACATCATGGCCGACCCCGCTCAACGCCACAGTCTGTTTGGCATCTACCAGTCTCCCCAGGGAGACAGGGAATTTCGCCAGCAAATGGCTGCCTACCTGCATAAGCAGTTCGGCTGGCCGGTGCGCGAAGAGAATATCGCTGTCAGCAACGGCAGCCAGGCCGCTTTCTTCGTGTTGTTCAACATGCTCGCTGGCAAGATGCCCGACGGCAGCCAGCGGGCCATCCATTTGCCGCTTGCGCCGGAATACATTGGCTATGCCGACGCCGGGCTCAGTGACAATTTTTTCACCGCTACCCGTCCCAACATCGATTTGCTCGATAACAGGCAGTTCAAGTACCGGGTGGATTTCTCCCACTTGAACCCCGGGCCGGACACCGCGGCCTTATGCGTGTCTCGCCCCACCAACCCAACGGGCAATGTACTGACCGATGAAGAGATCGCCCACCTCGACGAAATCGCTAGCGAGAGAGACATACCGCTCATCATCGACGGCGCTTATGGCCTGCCCTTTCCCAATATCCTGTTTGAGGACGCCAGGCCGCACTGGAATGACAACACCATCCTCGCTCTGAGCCTGTCCAAACTGGGGCTGCCGGGTGTGCGTACTGGCATCATTGTGGCCCGTGAAGACATTGTGCAGGCATATACCAATGCCAACACCATCGTCAGCCTGGCCTGCGGCAATCTGGGCCCCGCCCTGGCCAAGCAGCTGTTTGCCAGTGGCGAGATCGAATCGATATCCAACCAACTGGTGCGCCCGTTCTACAAGGAAAGAGCCTCTGCTACTGTGGGCTGGTTCCGCAAAGCGCTTGGCGACCTCCCTTACCACATCCACAAACCCGAAGGCGCCATTTTCCTCTGGCTGTGGTTTGAGGGCCTACCCATTACAAGTCAGGCCCTGTACCAACGCCTGAAGCGCCGTGGCGTGCTGATAGTGCCCGGCAACAACTTCTTTGTGGGCATGGATGAGTACTGGCCCCACCAGCACGAGTGTATTCGAGTCTCCTATGCCCAGGATGCCGAAGTGATACAGAGAGGGATAGAAATCATCGCCGAAGAAGTGCACCAGGCATATTCTGCCGGCTGA
- a CDS encoding DUF1538 domain-containing protein: MGLLDILYEVLATLAETVTDVLPIAAIIFGFQFAVLRQKPANLREILLGFGWVLIGLSLFLLGLEWCLFPLGRLMAGQLTNADFLLASMEAGETIADIEWKDYMWVYIFAFLIGFSTTIAEPSLIAVAIKAHQVSGGAIGVWGLRISVALGVAFGISLGCYRIVVGDPIHWYIITGYAFVVLQTTVAPKMIIPLAYDSGGVTTSTVTVPLVAALGLGLSETVPGRNPLIDGFGLIAFASLFPILSVMAYAQLSELRAASASKRTTTRKNT, from the coding sequence ATGGGCCTTCTCGACATTCTTTACGAAGTGCTCGCCACTCTGGCCGAGACGGTGACCGATGTATTGCCTATTGCAGCAATTATCTTCGGCTTCCAGTTTGCTGTGCTGCGGCAGAAACCTGCCAACCTGCGCGAGATTTTGCTCGGCTTCGGCTGGGTATTGATAGGGCTATCCTTATTTCTACTTGGCTTGGAGTGGTGTCTATTCCCGCTGGGCCGCTTGATGGCCGGCCAACTCACCAACGCAGACTTCCTGCTGGCGAGCATGGAAGCGGGAGAAACCATCGCCGATATCGAGTGGAAAGACTACATGTGGGTGTACATATTCGCCTTCCTGATCGGCTTCTCCACCACCATTGCTGAACCGTCCCTGATCGCTGTCGCGATCAAAGCCCACCAGGTGTCGGGCGGCGCCATCGGCGTGTGGGGCCTGCGCATATCCGTAGCGCTTGGCGTTGCCTTCGGCATTTCATTGGGCTGTTACCGCATCGTGGTCGGCGACCCCATCCACTGGTACATCATCACGGGCTATGCCTTCGTGGTACTGCAGACGACAGTAGCGCCAAAAATGATTATCCCCCTCGCCTACGACTCAGGCGGTGTCACCACATCGACTGTCACCGTACCCCTGGTAGCGGCACTGGGGTTGGGCCTGTCGGAAACCGTTCCCGGTAGAAACCCACTTATCGACGGCTTTGGTTTGATCGCCTTTGCCAGCCTGTTTCCCATACTCTCAGTGATGGCCTACGCTCAGCTCTCGGAGCTGAGGGCCGCCAGTGCGAGCAAGCGCACAACTACGCGCAAGAATACCTGA
- a CDS encoding YMGG-like glycine zipper-containing protein, producing the protein MYKLALVPLALVLAACTTTDEIIIDRKGVDQAKYEQDLAECRGYSSEVKTGEKAARGAASGAVVGGLIGAAVGNSRDAQRGAGAGAVTGAARGVSEGSRDEVQVVKQCLRGRGYRVLN; encoded by the coding sequence ATGTATAAATTAGCCTTGGTGCCGCTGGCGCTCGTGCTGGCTGCCTGCACCACAACTGACGAGATTATCATCGACCGCAAGGGCGTCGACCAGGCGAAGTATGAGCAAGACCTGGCAGAGTGTCGTGGTTATTCATCGGAGGTAAAAACGGGTGAGAAGGCAGCGCGCGGTGCCGCATCAGGCGCCGTGGTTGGCGGTTTGATAGGCGCGGCAGTGGGTAACAGTCGTGATGCCCAGCGGGGTGCCGGCGCCGGTGCTGTCACCGGTGCCGCACGGGGTGTCAGCGAGGGCTCGCGCGACGAGGTTCAGGTGGTAAAGCAATGCCTGCGAGGAAGAGGCTACCGGGTTCTTAACTAA
- a CDS encoding AsmA family protein, whose amino-acid sequence MSRIILIIIAIPIVLVLAAAILIPVLLDKEQVLAMATQKIQEQTGATLRVAGELDLSIFPTLGVKLGDVTLEMPGEDETSLEARELEIGVQFMPLLSKEVAVDTVSFDGVVIKMVTAPAPAPVDTSAYSTEELEAFYAKRSKAKQEAGQAASTQSTIAVPLAMNVASLVVTDSRIESTEAGGDTSVIEIVELRASDLNLDNRDIPLNLTVNIPGESPMTIEADGKVSISQATQIATLTDMTITVRGALAETVELKTSGEVHINNEVADLKLELAIAETRANGNVRYASYESPQIDARLHLNEFTPALLALAGPDAAATQSTNGEDADSGDTAIPVEAIRAMDTRAKLTIDKVVWDPHVVSNLKANLRVMNGMAYLSSVTGEVHGGKLEMKANLNAKHPQARVNTEGSLSKIDIADVLESVESQPIATGKVDLNWKLNGQGNTSSSITNTLKGPIKIAASDAVLKDMGVEQMMCEAIALINQESLSTTFPAETPITTLAIDIQMGNGRANLKPLKAKLAEITLSGTGYLELESMEFDTTFKAKVQPGMEKLDPACRVNERITSIKWPLNCKGNVSGEPGDWCSVDTTEIISDMAENELKRKAEKEVEERFGEDAGKLLKGLLGN is encoded by the coding sequence ATGTCACGCATTATCCTGATAATCATCGCCATTCCAATCGTACTCGTGTTGGCGGCCGCTATTCTGATCCCGGTACTACTGGACAAGGAACAGGTACTGGCAATGGCGACGCAGAAGATCCAGGAACAAACCGGCGCCACCCTGCGAGTCGCGGGCGAACTGGACCTCAGCATTTTCCCTACCCTCGGGGTCAAACTCGGAGATGTAACGCTGGAGATGCCCGGCGAAGATGAAACCAGCCTGGAGGCCCGCGAGCTGGAGATAGGCGTGCAATTCATGCCACTGCTGTCGAAGGAGGTTGCCGTGGACACGGTCTCTTTCGACGGGGTCGTCATAAAGATGGTGACTGCGCCGGCACCGGCGCCCGTTGACACCAGTGCTTACAGCACTGAAGAGCTCGAGGCGTTCTACGCGAAACGCAGCAAGGCCAAACAGGAGGCCGGCCAGGCTGCAAGTACTCAGTCAACCATCGCGGTTCCCCTCGCAATGAACGTAGCCAGCCTGGTCGTCACCGATTCCCGCATTGAGAGCACCGAAGCGGGCGGCGACACCAGTGTGATTGAAATAGTGGAATTGCGTGCCAGTGACCTGAATCTGGACAATCGCGACATTCCATTAAACCTGACCGTAAACATACCCGGTGAGAGCCCCATGACTATTGAAGCCGATGGCAAGGTCTCGATTTCCCAGGCCACCCAGATAGCCACACTAACTGATATGACGATCACAGTGCGCGGGGCACTCGCTGAAACAGTGGAACTCAAGACATCTGGAGAAGTGCATATCAACAACGAGGTCGCCGACCTCAAACTCGAACTTGCGATCGCGGAGACCCGGGCTAACGGCAACGTGCGCTACGCCAGCTACGAGAGCCCCCAAATCGATGCCAGATTACACCTCAACGAATTCACCCCGGCCTTGCTTGCACTCGCAGGCCCCGATGCCGCCGCCACACAATCAACCAATGGCGAGGATGCGGACAGCGGGGATACCGCGATTCCGGTAGAAGCCATTCGTGCCATGGATACTCGCGCCAAACTGACCATCGACAAGGTGGTATGGGATCCGCACGTGGTCAGCAATCTCAAGGCCAATCTGCGCGTCATGAACGGCATGGCCTACTTGTCGTCGGTCACTGGTGAGGTCCACGGCGGCAAGCTCGAGATGAAAGCCAACCTCAATGCCAAACACCCCCAAGCCCGGGTTAACACCGAAGGCTCACTCAGCAAAATCGATATCGCAGATGTGCTTGAATCGGTGGAGTCGCAGCCTATCGCGACGGGCAAGGTGGACCTGAACTGGAAACTCAACGGCCAGGGCAATACCAGTTCATCCATCACCAACACGCTCAAGGGGCCCATCAAAATCGCAGCCTCCGATGCCGTGCTCAAGGATATGGGCGTGGAGCAGATGATGTGCGAAGCCATCGCCCTGATAAACCAGGAGAGCCTGAGCACAACCTTCCCCGCAGAGACACCGATCACAACACTCGCCATCGACATCCAGATGGGCAATGGCCGCGCCAACCTCAAACCGCTGAAGGCCAAACTGGCCGAGATTACGCTCAGCGGCACCGGCTACCTGGAATTGGAGAGCATGGAATTCGACACCACGTTCAAGGCGAAAGTGCAGCCCGGCATGGAAAAACTGGACCCCGCCTGCCGCGTGAACGAGCGAATCACTTCCATCAAATGGCCATTGAACTGCAAAGGAAATGTCAGCGGCGAGCCCGGCGATTGGTGCTCAGTAGATACCACCGAAATCATCTCAGACATGGCCGAAAACGAGCTGAAACGAAAGGCAGAGAAAGAGGTCGAGGAACGATTCGGCGAGGATGCGGGTAAGTTATTGAAGGGGTTGTTGGGGAACTAG
- a CDS encoding DUF3667 domain-containing protein, producing the protein MSTTLDQQTCRNCKTPVDGEYCSHCGQREGHADKRFLDLAGEIVGDVFDVDSRLWRTLTSLLFRPGKLTAEFIAGRRARYIPPLRLYLIFSFVVFLVMAMDASNALVTGEDAEAAGEGGITVALDPNELRDAFDEEAEGGEPMVNIGIADEGSPQWMQDLQSRLEGNTETVVENPNAFVEDMVSYLPQMMFILLPLFALLIWLAYLFSPFHYLQHLVFALHYHCFVYLLYMLDKLQGFAGLDISGWLALWLVAYLPLALRRSYDSGFRGAVGKSLFIYVAYGILLVQAFTGVALIALALL; encoded by the coding sequence ATGAGTACAACTTTGGACCAACAGACCTGTCGCAACTGTAAGACTCCGGTTGATGGCGAGTACTGCAGTCACTGTGGCCAGCGTGAAGGTCACGCCGACAAACGCTTCCTCGATCTGGCGGGTGAGATTGTGGGCGATGTTTTCGACGTTGATTCCCGTCTGTGGCGAACACTTACCTCCCTGCTGTTTCGTCCTGGCAAGCTAACTGCGGAATTTATCGCCGGCAGGCGCGCTCGCTACATTCCGCCGTTGCGGCTCTATCTCATATTCAGTTTTGTTGTCTTCCTCGTTATGGCCATGGACGCATCCAATGCACTGGTGACTGGCGAAGACGCTGAAGCTGCGGGAGAGGGCGGGATCACCGTGGCGCTCGACCCGAATGAATTGCGGGATGCGTTTGACGAAGAGGCCGAGGGCGGCGAACCGATGGTAAATATTGGCATTGCGGATGAGGGCAGCCCCCAGTGGATGCAGGATTTGCAGAGTCGCCTCGAGGGCAATACAGAAACGGTGGTAGAAAATCCCAACGCCTTTGTTGAAGACATGGTCAGCTACCTGCCGCAGATGATGTTTATCTTGTTGCCACTGTTTGCCCTGCTAATCTGGCTGGCTTATCTATTTTCTCCCTTCCATTACCTGCAACACCTGGTGTTCGCGCTGCACTATCATTGTTTCGTCTATTTGCTATACATGCTGGATAAGCTGCAGGGCTTCGCCGGCTTGGATATTAGCGGTTGGCTTGCATTATGGCTGGTGGCTTACCTGCCGCTGGCCCTGCGTCGGAGCTACGATTCGGGTTTTCGTGGTGCTGTTGGCAAAAGCTTGTTTATCTATGTCGCTTACGGAATATTGCTGGTGCAGGCCTTCACCGGCGTGGCCTTGATAGCGCTGGCGTTGCTCTAA
- a CDS encoding thiamine pyrophosphate-dependent enzyme, giving the protein MNDVIKLRPKDFKSEVKPIWCPGCGHYSVLNALTKAFAALGIDKDNTVLVSGIGCSSRLPAYVDSYGFHGVHGRGLAIAQGLKVARPDLTVLALGGDGDGFSIGGNHFIHACRRNVNMTYIAMDNEVYGMTKGQASPTTASDWDHSKLTPHGPGVRPFKPAALALAAGAPWIARGYSGNPNQMSRILAEAIEFPGFSFVHVLSQCITFCPEQTDWKAVVHERLEPAVSDADEAARLFLHEDGFSTGLLYARQQPCYSGTTPAAGETDLCGGFRV; this is encoded by the coding sequence ATGAACGATGTCATCAAGTTACGACCGAAGGATTTCAAGTCCGAGGTCAAGCCCATCTGGTGTCCTGGGTGTGGTCACTATTCGGTACTCAATGCCCTGACCAAGGCATTCGCTGCACTGGGTATCGACAAGGACAATACGGTGTTGGTATCCGGCATTGGCTGCTCTTCCCGGTTGCCTGCCTATGTAGACAGCTACGGCTTTCACGGTGTCCACGGCCGCGGGTTGGCGATTGCCCAGGGCCTTAAGGTTGCACGCCCGGATCTTACCGTGCTGGCGCTCGGTGGTGACGGAGACGGCTTCTCCATTGGTGGCAACCACTTTATCCATGCTTGCCGGCGCAATGTGAACATGACGTATATCGCGATGGACAACGAAGTCTATGGCATGACCAAGGGGCAGGCTTCACCGACCACAGCCTCCGATTGGGATCACAGCAAACTGACGCCCCATGGCCCTGGCGTGCGGCCGTTCAAGCCCGCTGCGCTGGCGCTTGCAGCTGGCGCCCCATGGATCGCCCGGGGTTACTCCGGCAACCCCAACCAGATGTCCAGGATCCTGGCGGAAGCCATCGAATTTCCAGGCTTCAGCTTTGTGCACGTGCTGTCCCAGTGCATCACCTTCTGTCCGGAACAAACTGATTGGAAGGCCGTTGTGCACGAGCGCCTGGAACCGGCAGTTAGCGATGCTGACGAGGCCGCCAGGCTATTTTTACACGAGGACGGTTTTTCGACCGGCCTGCTTTATGCACGGCAGCAGCCCTGTTATTCGGGTACGACTCCCGCTGCCGGCGAGACCGATTTATGTGGAGGATTCAGGGTATGA